Proteins found in one Magnolia sinica isolate HGM2019 chromosome 5, MsV1, whole genome shotgun sequence genomic segment:
- the LOC131247057 gene encoding uncharacterized protein LOC131247057 — MGVGRSRLHIVKTPLLGFSGGRVIPEGSIQLLLTTGDKQDQVNMMINFLVVDCPVYNTILSRPSLNALQAVVSTYHLAMKFLTNQGVKLVRGDQHDTRQCYTMPLRDSHQTMTIASLDPREDSGERGCPEEDLILIPFDSSYPSRTVQVGSPVTSPLRIKIINLLQQYANVFAWSHEDMPGINPKIIVHRLNVDTDHQPILQKHKPLSLKRYTVIGEKVDNLLKAGFIEEVYYPDCTTNIVLVKKSNGKLRVCVNYTDLNKACTKDSFPFPRID; from the coding sequence ATGGGAGTAGGTCGGTCCCGACTTCACATTGTCAAAACCCCTTTGCTCGGATTCTCAGGTGGCAGAGTCATACCAGAAGGGTCAATACAGCTCCTGCTCACCACTGGAGACAAGCAGGACCAAGTGAACATGATGATCAACTTTTTGGTGGTGGACTGTCCTGTCTACAACACAATCTTAAGCCGACCCTCTCTTAACGCCCTGCAAGCGGTAGTCTCGACCTATCACTTAGCAATGAAATTCTTGACCAATCAGGGTGTCAAGTTGGTCAGAGGAGATCAACATGACACTCGGCAATGCTATACGATGCCACTAAGGGATTCACATCAAACAATGACCATTGCCTCATTGGATCCCCGAGAAGATTCTGGAGAAAGGGGTTGTCCTGAGGAAGATCTCATTCTCATTCCATTCGACAGCTCCTATCCATCTAGAACGGTCCAGGTAGGGTCGCCTGTGACATCTCCACTGCGGATCAAGATTATAAACCTCCTTCAACAATATGCAAacgtcttcgcatggtcccatgaagatatgcccggcaTTAACCCAAAGATCATTGTTCATCGGCTGAATGTCGACACCGATCACCAACCAATTCTACAAAAGCACAAGCCACTCAGCCTCAAGCGATACACAGTGATTGGAGAAAAAGTTGACAACCTCCTTAAAGCTGGGTTCATTGAAGAAGTATATTATCCGGACTGCACAACCAACATCGTTTTGGTTAAGAAGTCCAATGGGAAATTGCGGGTCTGTGTCAATTACACTGACCTGAACAAGGCATGTACCAAAGATAGTTTTCCTTTTCCCCGAATTGATTAG